From the genome of Niallia sp. FSL W8-0635, one region includes:
- a CDS encoding recombinase family protein produces MENNKKLRVVIYKRVSTEEQKRTGFSLEGQEDELRAYAERKGYKIVGVYTDGGYSGKNFNRPEIQRLFSDMRNGDFDAILVWKVDRISRKNRDVLDLIDNELHPRNMKLLVSTCDIDSSNANGYMFISMLGTFAEYERSLIIERVSSGMEKRAKSGMWNGGIILGYDVVEKSLVINEEECEIVKQIFQLRANGYGYKAITNVLNSEGKKSKKNNSFSINAVKTILENRTYIGQLNWGTHREWEKKRRSGKTDPISAEGVHEAIIELGLWNRVQEVNKVNRDASTNTKNIKSEFILSGILRCPTCGAGTVMSKSKKRNGSGYHFYYMCQNYHTKGKDVCRSNLVKKELIEEQVLSYINGLISKSGIVNDIIDKINKEKHTDTDKLQEQIVAYKKELRVKEKELDAIDEEYRNKEITAKAYGRLSGKIEDEVDRLQGIVSDLEEKYGKVTSSYSVDEKIVKEALENFNALFTGASNENKKILIKSLIKKIEVESNRKEIKRIVFWFLEDSALSLKNALPNNEGRRTVS; encoded by the coding sequence ATGGAAAACAATAAAAAATTAAGAGTTGTGATTTACAAAAGGGTGAGTACTGAGGAGCAAAAAAGAACAGGTTTTTCATTGGAAGGGCAAGAAGATGAGTTAAGGGCATATGCCGAAAGGAAAGGGTATAAAATAGTAGGTGTGTACACTGATGGTGGCTATTCAGGTAAAAATTTCAACAGACCTGAAATTCAAAGGTTATTTTCTGATATGAGAAATGGTGATTTTGATGCGATTTTAGTATGGAAAGTGGACCGGATCTCAAGGAAGAACAGGGATGTTTTAGATTTAATTGATAATGAACTCCATCCAAGAAATATGAAACTATTAGTATCTACTTGTGATATAGATAGTAGTAATGCCAACGGTTATATGTTTATTTCTATGCTAGGTACTTTTGCTGAGTATGAAAGGTCACTAATTATAGAGCGTGTGTCAAGTGGCATGGAAAAACGTGCAAAATCAGGTATGTGGAACGGTGGTATCATTTTAGGATACGATGTAGTAGAGAAAAGTTTAGTAATTAATGAGGAAGAATGTGAAATAGTTAAACAGATTTTTCAATTAAGGGCAAACGGCTATGGGTACAAAGCGATTACAAATGTACTAAATAGTGAGGGAAAAAAATCTAAGAAAAATAACAGTTTTAGTATAAATGCTGTAAAAACAATTTTGGAAAATAGAACTTATATTGGTCAATTAAATTGGGGAACTCATAGAGAGTGGGAAAAGAAACGGAGAAGTGGGAAGACAGATCCAATCAGTGCCGAAGGTGTACATGAGGCAATAATCGAATTAGGTTTATGGAATAGGGTACAAGAAGTTAATAAGGTAAACAGAGACGCTTCTACAAATACCAAAAATATTAAGAGTGAGTTTATACTTTCAGGGATATTACGTTGTCCCACCTGCGGGGCTGGAACTGTTATGAGTAAGTCAAAGAAAAGAAATGGTTCAGGATATCATTTTTATTACATGTGTCAAAACTATCATACAAAGGGTAAAGATGTCTGCCGCTCCAATTTAGTTAAGAAAGAACTGATCGAAGAACAAGTTTTATCTTATATTAATGGTCTAATCTCTAAATCTGGAATCGTAAATGACATTATCGATAAAATAAATAAAGAAAAACATACAGATACAGACAAACTTCAAGAGCAAATAGTTGCTTATAAAAAGGAATTGAGAGTAAAAGAGAAGGAATTGGACGCTATTGACGAAGAATATCGCAATAAAGAAATTACTGCAAAAGCATACGGAAGGTTATCTGGGAAAATTGAGGATGAAGTAGATCGATTACAGGGTATTGTCAGCGATTTAGAAGAAAAGTACGGTAAAGTTACTTCATCCTACTCTGTTGATGAAAAGATTGTAAAAGAGGCCCTAGAAAACTTCAACGCTTTATTTACTGGTGCAAGCAATGAAAATAAGAAAATCTTAATAAAATCACTTATTAAGAAAATTGAAGTTGAATCAAACAGAAAGGAAATAAAGCGCATTGTCTTCTGGTTTTTAGAAGACAGTGCTTTGTCTTTAAAGAATGCTTTACCAAATAATGAAGGACGCAGAACCGTATCATAA